The Streptomyces sp. NBC_00162 genome window below encodes:
- a CDS encoding TetR/AcrR family transcriptional regulator, with product MVHEEELLDSAARVLAGDHSASMVQIAAGIGTSRATLSRRYATREALLKAVAVRAIQVVDECLTPADLPETADGPAFDAALEELVVALLPAAHLYGFTSRDATVLADPEFRAGVDRQDQQALAFLSLGQRLGRLRADLPPYWIWYSLWGLLDAAAEGVRDGHFAPRQIGHLILTSFLSGTRTPGPPSAP from the coding sequence ATGGTGCACGAAGAAGAACTGCTGGACAGTGCCGCGCGTGTCCTCGCCGGCGATCACAGCGCCTCGATGGTGCAGATCGCCGCCGGGATCGGGACCAGCCGCGCCACGCTCAGCCGTCGCTACGCGACCCGCGAGGCGCTGCTCAAAGCCGTCGCGGTCCGGGCCATCCAGGTGGTCGACGAGTGCCTCACCCCGGCCGACCTGCCCGAGACCGCCGACGGTCCGGCCTTCGACGCCGCACTGGAGGAGCTGGTCGTCGCCCTGCTGCCCGCGGCGCACCTGTACGGCTTCACCTCGCGCGACGCCACCGTGCTCGCCGACCCGGAGTTCCGGGCCGGGGTAGACCGGCAGGACCAGCAAGCGCTGGCCTTCCTCTCCCTCGGCCAGCGGCTGGGGCGGCTGCGCGCCGACCTGCCGCCGTACTGGATCTGGTACTCGCTGTGGGGCCTGCTCGACGCCGCCGCCGAGGGCGTCCGCGACGGGCACTTCGCCCCCCGCCAGATCGGCCACCTGATCCTGACGTCCTTCCTCAGCGGGACCCGGACCCCCGGACCACCGTCCGCACCGTAG
- a CDS encoding DUF6126 family protein — translation MDEKKNDSAGAGATEIAAAAKYEKWKQNGVALRAFFYILGTHVFAGFVWLLFHLGQQAQK, via the coding sequence ATGGACGAGAAGAAGAACGACAGCGCCGGCGCCGGCGCCACCGAGATCGCCGCTGCGGCGAAGTACGAGAAGTGGAAGCAGAACGGCGTGGCCCTGCGCGCCTTCTTCTACATCCTCGGCACCCACGTGTTCGCCGGTTTCGTGTGGCTGCTCTTCCACCTGGGCCAACAGGCCCAGAAGTAA
- a CDS encoding DUF6158 family protein — translation MTEHDGGPSARKLEEGRLLKELEAIHRTRHETLLHGSDDALVTHTQRMNELEHEYVRRHPQRAQTPGRTRSGARARTDQDSE, via the coding sequence ATGACGGAGCACGACGGCGGTCCGTCGGCGCGGAAACTGGAGGAAGGCCGGCTGCTCAAGGAGCTGGAGGCCATCCACCGCACGCGCCACGAGACCCTGCTGCACGGGTCGGACGACGCCCTGGTTACCCACACGCAGCGGATGAACGAGCTGGAGCACGAGTACGTACGGCGCCACCCGCAGCGGGCCCAGACGCCCGGACGCACCCGCTCGGGCGCCCGGGCGCGCACCGATCAGGACTCGGAGTAG
- the hypE gene encoding hydrogenase expression/formation protein HypE — translation MTGWTCPAPLRDRPRVVMGHGGGGALSAELVQHLFAPAFGGEVLAQLGDSAAVSLGGVRLAFSTDSYVVRPLFFPGGSIGDLAVNGTVNDLAMAGAQAAYLSCGFILEEGVEMSVVARVAEALGAAARAAGVEVATGDTKVVEAGHGDGVYVNTAGIGLIPDGVDLRPQRVVPGDVVIVSGEIGLHGVAILSVREGLEFGVDIESDCAALGGLVRTMLAVTPDLHVLRDPTRGGLAAALNEIAAASGTGVVIQEGRVPVPAAVQNACAILGLDPLYVANEGKLVAFVPREHADAVLDAMRAHPLGRHAAVIGEAVAAHPGLVVARTGLGGTRVVDLPIGEQLPRIC, via the coding sequence ATCACCGGCTGGACCTGCCCGGCCCCCCTGCGCGACCGCCCCCGCGTGGTGATGGGGCACGGCGGAGGCGGCGCACTGTCGGCCGAACTGGTCCAGCACCTCTTCGCCCCCGCCTTCGGCGGCGAGGTACTGGCCCAGCTCGGGGACTCCGCCGCCGTCTCCCTGGGCGGTGTCCGGCTGGCGTTCTCCACCGACTCGTACGTGGTGCGGCCGCTGTTCTTCCCGGGCGGCAGCATCGGCGACCTGGCGGTCAACGGCACCGTCAACGACCTGGCCATGGCCGGGGCCCAAGCCGCCTACCTCTCCTGCGGGTTCATCCTCGAGGAGGGGGTCGAGATGTCGGTCGTGGCGCGGGTGGCCGAGGCGCTCGGCGCCGCCGCGCGCGCCGCCGGGGTGGAGGTGGCGACCGGCGACACCAAGGTCGTCGAGGCGGGCCACGGCGACGGCGTCTACGTCAACACCGCGGGCATCGGGCTGATCCCCGACGGAGTGGACCTGCGCCCGCAGCGGGTCGTTCCCGGCGACGTCGTGATCGTCAGCGGCGAGATCGGCCTGCACGGGGTGGCCATCCTGAGCGTCCGGGAGGGACTGGAGTTCGGCGTGGACATCGAGAGCGACTGCGCGGCCCTGGGCGGTCTCGTCCGGACCATGCTCGCCGTCACCCCGGACCTCCACGTCCTGCGCGATCCCACCCGCGGCGGGCTGGCGGCCGCCCTCAACGAGATCGCGGCCGCTTCCGGGACCGGCGTCGTCATCCAGGAGGGCCGCGTGCCGGTCCCCGCCGCCGTCCAGAACGCGTGCGCGATCCTCGGCCTCGACCCGCTGTACGTGGCCAACGAGGGCAAGCTGGTCGCCTTCGTCCCGAGGGAGCACGCGGACGCCGTCCTCGACGCCATGCGCGCCCACCCGCTGGGCCGCCACGCGGCGGTGATCGGCGAGGCGGTCGCCGCCCACCCCGGTCTGGTCGTGGCCCGCACGGGTCTCGGCGGCACCCGGGTGGTCGACCTGCCCATCGGAGAGCAACTGCCGCGCATCTGCTGA
- a CDS encoding HypC/HybG/HupF family hydrogenase formation chaperone codes for MCLAVPGRVLDIGEKDGTRMATVDFGGVQKEVCLEYLPDLQVGEYAIVHVGFALQRLDEESARQTLELFAQLGMLQEEFGDPWEQAAAAGGSPWPFTDDPDEAVAQEEARP; via the coding sequence ATGTGCCTGGCGGTACCCGGCCGAGTGCTTGACATCGGGGAGAAGGACGGCACCCGCATGGCGACCGTCGACTTCGGCGGCGTGCAGAAAGAGGTGTGCCTGGAGTACCTGCCGGACCTTCAGGTCGGCGAGTACGCCATCGTCCACGTGGGATTCGCCCTCCAGCGGCTGGACGAGGAGTCGGCCCGCCAGACCCTCGAACTCTTCGCACAACTCGGCATGCTGCAGGAGGAGTTTGGCGATCCCTGGGAACAGGCCGCGGCAGCGGGCGGCTCCCCGTGGCCCTTCACCGACGACCCGGACGAAGCCGTAGCGCAGGAGGAAGCCCGCCCGTGA
- the hypB gene encoding hydrogenase nickel incorporation protein HypB, with protein sequence MCRVVDLRQAVLAKNDEAAHTLRAELTARGTVVVNLLSSPGSGKTALLERELLLARERGVPVAALTADLATENDARRLSRSGVPVKQVLTDGLCHLEAGMLSRHLDGWLPEDTRLLFVENVGNLVCPASYDLGETLRVVLASVTEGEDKPLKYPTAFGLAQLVVVTKTDIAEAVEFDEAAFRANVQRVNPGVEVALTSARAGEGAGLLLDRALAVGAGTGAHTPVMARQPHGHAHDHGTPHAVVQTH encoded by the coding sequence ATGTGCCGAGTGGTCGATCTACGGCAGGCGGTACTCGCCAAGAACGACGAGGCGGCGCACACCCTGCGCGCCGAACTCACCGCACGGGGAACCGTGGTCGTCAACCTGCTCTCCAGCCCGGGCAGCGGGAAGACGGCACTGCTGGAGCGCGAACTGCTCCTCGCCCGGGAGCGGGGCGTGCCGGTGGCCGCCCTGACCGCCGACCTCGCCACCGAGAACGACGCGCGGCGGCTGTCCCGTTCCGGAGTTCCCGTCAAGCAGGTGCTCACCGACGGGCTCTGCCACCTGGAGGCCGGGATGCTGAGCCGGCACCTGGACGGATGGCTGCCCGAGGACACCCGGCTCCTGTTCGTGGAGAACGTGGGCAACCTGGTCTGCCCGGCCTCCTACGACCTCGGGGAAACCCTGCGGGTGGTCCTCGCCTCGGTCACCGAGGGCGAGGACAAGCCGCTGAAGTACCCGACCGCCTTCGGACTGGCGCAGCTGGTCGTGGTGACCAAGACGGACATCGCGGAGGCCGTCGAGTTCGACGAGGCCGCCTTCCGCGCGAACGTCCAGCGGGTCAACCCCGGCGTGGAGGTGGCACTGACGTCCGCCCGCGCGGGAGAGGGCGCGGGCCTGCTGCTCGACCGGGCGCTGGCGGTCGGCGCGGGCACCGGGGCGCACACGCCGGTCATGGCGCGGCAGCCCCACGGTCACGCGCACGACCACGGGACGCCGCACGCAGTGGTGCAGACGCACTGA
- a CDS encoding hydrogenase maturation nickel metallochaperone HypA — protein sequence MHEMSIAMAVVGQVEEAAEAAGASAVTAVRLQVGELAGVVPDALAFCFELACAGTVLEGAGLVTETVAARARCGACDHAWPTGMPPDLCCPGCSRATDVELIAGRELRILSVDWEDGPAPCAAARTREPISEEA from the coding sequence ATGCACGAGATGTCAATCGCCATGGCCGTCGTCGGCCAGGTGGAGGAAGCGGCCGAAGCCGCCGGAGCGAGCGCCGTGACGGCCGTCCGGCTCCAGGTCGGAGAGCTGGCGGGAGTGGTTCCCGACGCCCTGGCCTTCTGCTTCGAACTGGCCTGCGCCGGAACCGTACTGGAAGGCGCCGGCCTCGTCACCGAGACGGTGGCGGCCCGCGCCCGGTGCGGTGCCTGCGACCACGCATGGCCGACCGGCATGCCCCCCGACCTGTGCTGCCCCGGCTGCTCGCGGGCCACCGACGTCGAGCTGATCGCGGGCCGCGAGCTCCGGATCCTCAGCGTGGACTGGGAGGACGGACCCGCCCCCTGCGCCGCCGCCCGTACCCGCGAACCGATCTCCGAGGAGGCCTGA
- a CDS encoding DUF6893 family small protein translates to MKKAVICGAATVALVVVLKQFLPDIRRYLRMTKM, encoded by the coding sequence ATGAAGAAGGCCGTCATCTGCGGGGCCGCCACCGTCGCACTGGTCGTCGTACTGAAGCAGTTCCTCCCCGACATCAGGCGCTACCTGCGGATGACCAAGATGTAG
- a CDS encoding hydrogenase maturation protease, with protein sequence MSGGTLVAGIGNVFLGDDGFGVEAVRALSAHPLPDGVEVLDFGVRGVHLAYQLLDGYDTLVLVDATARGGAPGTLYLIEADGPGAAPQGGAVLDGHHMSPDAVLALLDTLCAGTGTTPPRRTLVIGCEPASVEEGIGLSPPVAAAVPGAVRMVLDLLRDETATPPRALRRTP encoded by the coding sequence GTGAGCGGCGGAACACTGGTCGCCGGCATCGGCAACGTCTTCCTCGGCGACGACGGCTTCGGCGTCGAGGCCGTGCGCGCCCTGTCCGCACACCCGCTCCCGGACGGCGTCGAGGTCCTCGACTTCGGCGTGCGCGGAGTCCACCTCGCCTACCAGCTCCTCGACGGTTACGACACCCTCGTCCTGGTCGACGCCACCGCACGCGGCGGCGCCCCCGGCACGCTGTACCTCATCGAGGCCGACGGCCCCGGCGCGGCCCCGCAGGGCGGCGCCGTACTCGACGGCCACCACATGTCCCCCGACGCGGTCCTCGCCCTCCTGGACACCCTGTGCGCCGGCACCGGCACCACCCCACCCCGGCGGACGCTGGTCATCGGCTGCGAACCGGCCTCCGTCGAGGAGGGCATCGGCCTGAGCCCACCCGTGGCCGCGGCCGTGCCGGGGGCCGTCCGCATGGTGCTGGACCTGCTCCGGGACGAGACCGCCACGCCTCCCCGAGCACTGAGGAGAACCCCATGA
- a CDS encoding DUF6084 family protein: MTDFGFTCTGVRADAYAAGPTLVFRLRITAAGDARVHALALRCQIRIEPARRGYGPAEADGLADLFGERSRWGTTLQPVQFAQVALMVPSFTGETEIDLVVPCTYDMDIAATRYFHALEEGEAPLLMLFSGTAFTGAGGFRVEPVPWDREASYRMPVPVWREMIEQHFPGCGWLRLPRDTMAELLAFRSRHSLASWEATVRTLLDAAAAAQPPPAPVRFGSVLPRATERTAP; the protein is encoded by the coding sequence ATGACTGACTTCGGCTTCACCTGCACCGGAGTGCGCGCCGACGCCTACGCCGCCGGCCCCACCCTCGTCTTCCGGCTGCGGATCACTGCCGCCGGCGACGCCCGGGTGCACGCCCTCGCCCTGCGCTGCCAGATCCGCATCGAACCGGCCCGGCGCGGCTACGGCCCCGCCGAGGCCGACGGCCTGGCCGACCTGTTCGGTGAGCGCAGCCGCTGGGGAACCACCCTCCAGCCCGTGCAGTTCGCCCAGGTCGCGCTCATGGTGCCCAGCTTCACCGGCGAGACCGAGATCGACCTGGTCGTCCCCTGTACCTACGACATGGACATCGCGGCGACCCGCTACTTCCACGCCCTGGAGGAGGGCGAGGCGCCGCTGCTGATGCTGTTCTCCGGCACCGCCTTCACCGGCGCGGGCGGTTTCCGCGTCGAGCCCGTGCCCTGGGACCGCGAAGCCTCGTACCGCATGCCCGTACCCGTGTGGCGGGAGATGATCGAGCAGCACTTCCCGGGCTGCGGCTGGCTGCGGCTGCCCCGCGACACCATGGCGGAGCTGCTCGCCTTCCGCTCGCGGCACTCCCTCGCCTCCTGGGAGGCCACCGTACGCACCCTCCTCGACGCGGCCGCCGCCGCGCAGCCGCCACCCGCACCCGTCCGCTTCGGCTCCGTACTGCCCCGTGCCACCGAGAGGACGGCGCCATGA
- a CDS encoding DUF5947 family protein produces the protein MNRHPERTGAPRGLRRFAGPRPPRPETCELCGVVVPEDRHRHLVEPEKRALVCACTACALLFDRPGTTTGRYRAVPDRYLTDPGHPLDEGAWELLQIPVGVAFFFRNAALDRLVALYPSPAGATESELDPQTWQTVLGGHRLAALLEPDVEALLLRRTEGRTTCHLVPIDICYELVGRMRLLWQGFDGGAEARAALDAFFDQVERRAKVPADVAEARPR, from the coding sequence GTGAACCGACACCCGGAGCGTACGGGCGCCCCGCGCGGCCTGCGGCGGTTCGCGGGCCCGCGCCCGCCCCGCCCCGAAACCTGCGAACTGTGCGGGGTGGTGGTGCCCGAAGACCGCCACCGCCACCTCGTCGAGCCCGAGAAGCGGGCCCTGGTCTGTGCCTGCACCGCCTGCGCCCTGCTGTTCGACCGGCCGGGCACCACCACCGGGCGGTACCGCGCCGTACCGGACCGCTACCTCACCGACCCCGGCCACCCGCTCGACGAGGGAGCCTGGGAACTGCTCCAGATCCCGGTCGGCGTCGCCTTCTTCTTCCGCAACGCCGCCCTCGACCGCCTGGTCGCGCTCTACCCGAGCCCGGCCGGAGCCACCGAGAGCGAACTCGACCCGCAGACCTGGCAGACCGTACTCGGCGGCCACCGGCTGGCCGCCCTGCTCGAACCCGACGTGGAGGCGCTGCTGCTGCGCCGGACGGAGGGCCGCACCACCTGCCACCTCGTGCCCATCGACATCTGCTACGAACTGGTGGGCCGGATGAGGCTGCTGTGGCAGGGCTTCGACGGCGGCGCCGAGGCCCGCGCTGCCCTCGACGCCTTCTTCGACCAGGTGGAACGCCGGGCCAAGGTCCCGGCCGATGTGGCGGAGGCGCGGCCGCGATGA
- a CDS encoding nickel-dependent hydrogenase large subunit codes for MAPKTKASGDGSGLVEMAWDPITRIVGSLGIHTKIDFKQKRVAECYSTSSVFRGYSVFMRGKDPRDAHFITSRICGICGDNHATCSVYAQNMAYGVKPPHLAEWIINLGESAEYMFDHNIFQENLVGVDYCEKMVRETNPGVLELAERTEAPHAGDHGFKTIADIMRSLNPIEGEFYREALQVSRYTREMFCLMEGRHVHPSTLYPGGVGTIASVQLFTDYMSRLMRYVEFMKRVVPLHDDLFDFFYEALPGYEEVGRRRVLLGCWGALNDPEYCDFTYANMSDWGRKMFVTPGVVVDGKLVTNDLTEINLGIRILLGSSYYDDWAGQEQFVTHDPLGNPVDPRHPWNQHTIPAPQKRNFDDKYSWVMSPRWFDGKDHLALDTGGGPIARLWSTALSGLVDVGYVQATGHSVVINLPRTMTKPETRFEWKIPKWSNALERNRARTYFQAYAAAIALHCAEKGLAEVRAGRTQTWEKFEVPDESIGVGFTEAVRGVLSHHMVIRDGKIANYHPYPPTPWNASTRDTFGTPGPYEDAVQNTPIFEENTPENFKGIDIMRAVRSFDPCLPCGVHMYVGGGKTVKTMHVPTGLSGLGG; via the coding sequence ATGGCACCGAAGACGAAGGCGTCCGGCGACGGCAGCGGCCTGGTGGAGATGGCCTGGGATCCGATCACCCGGATCGTGGGCAGCCTCGGCATCCACACGAAGATCGACTTCAAGCAGAAGCGGGTCGCGGAGTGCTACAGCACCTCGTCGGTCTTCCGCGGATACAGCGTCTTCATGCGCGGCAAGGACCCACGCGACGCGCACTTCATCACCAGCCGCATCTGCGGGATCTGCGGTGACAACCACGCCACCTGCTCCGTCTACGCGCAGAACATGGCCTACGGGGTGAAGCCGCCCCATCTCGCCGAGTGGATCATCAACCTGGGCGAGTCGGCGGAGTACATGTTCGACCACAACATCTTCCAGGAGAACCTGGTCGGGGTCGACTACTGCGAGAAGATGGTCCGCGAGACCAACCCCGGGGTCCTCGAGCTCGCCGAGCGCACCGAGGCCCCGCACGCCGGTGACCACGGCTTCAAGACCATCGCCGACATCATGCGCTCCCTCAATCCCATCGAGGGCGAGTTCTACCGCGAGGCCCTCCAGGTCAGCCGCTACACCCGCGAGATGTTCTGCCTGATGGAGGGCCGCCACGTGCACCCCTCCACCCTCTACCCGGGCGGCGTCGGCACCATCGCCTCCGTGCAGCTCTTCACCGACTACATGAGCCGCCTCATGCGGTACGTGGAGTTCATGAAGCGCGTCGTCCCGCTCCACGACGACCTCTTCGACTTCTTCTACGAGGCCCTGCCCGGCTACGAGGAGGTCGGCCGGCGCCGCGTGCTGCTCGGCTGCTGGGGCGCGCTCAACGACCCCGAGTACTGCGACTTCACGTACGCCAACATGAGCGACTGGGGTCGCAAGATGTTCGTGACCCCGGGCGTCGTCGTCGACGGCAAACTGGTCACCAACGACCTCACCGAGATCAACCTCGGCATCCGCATCCTGCTCGGCAGCTCGTATTACGACGACTGGGCAGGCCAGGAGCAGTTCGTCACCCACGACCCGCTCGGCAACCCGGTGGACCCCCGCCACCCGTGGAACCAGCACACCATCCCCGCCCCGCAGAAGCGGAACTTCGACGACAAGTACAGCTGGGTGATGTCGCCCCGCTGGTTCGACGGCAAGGACCACCTCGCGCTCGACACCGGCGGCGGCCCCATCGCCCGCCTCTGGTCCACCGCCCTCTCCGGACTCGTCGACGTCGGCTACGTCCAGGCCACCGGACACAGCGTGGTCATCAACCTGCCGCGCACGATGACCAAGCCCGAGACGCGCTTCGAGTGGAAGATCCCGAAGTGGAGCAACGCGCTGGAGCGCAACCGCGCCCGCACGTACTTCCAGGCCTACGCCGCCGCCATCGCCCTGCACTGCGCCGAGAAGGGCCTGGCCGAGGTCCGCGCCGGACGCACCCAGACCTGGGAGAAGTTCGAGGTGCCGGACGAGTCCATCGGCGTCGGCTTCACCGAGGCCGTACGGGGCGTGCTCTCGCACCACATGGTGATCCGCGACGGAAAGATCGCCAACTACCACCCCTACCCGCCGACCCCGTGGAACGCCAGCACCCGCGACACCTTCGGCACGCCCGGCCCCTACGAGGACGCCGTCCAGAACACGCCGATCTTCGAGGAGAACACCCCGGAGAACTTCAAGGGGATCGACATCATGCGCGCCGTACGCAGCTTCGACCCCTGTCTGCCCTGCGGAGTCCACATGTACGTGGGCGGCGGCAAGACGGTGAAGACCATGCACGTGCCCACCGGCCTGAGCGGACTGGGCGGATGA